In Streptomyces longhuiensis, the following proteins share a genomic window:
- a CDS encoding DUF6083 domain-containing protein, whose amino-acid sequence MRGSGRGVARIDGGQFRCPQCGLPQDRVATLEHDWVLLEPGMRVPAHLVPAEHRWIELSDGRVAVYGVCPVDGTQRCRIEHRLACAGQRLPDLWPWLTTLRDENKRKARRQEPAPPPGGDRLPDVG is encoded by the coding sequence ATGAGGGGTTCTGGCAGGGGGGTCGCGAGGATCGACGGCGGGCAGTTCCGGTGTCCGCAGTGCGGGCTGCCACAGGATCGGGTGGCGACGCTCGAGCACGACTGGGTGCTCCTGGAGCCCGGGATGCGGGTGCCGGCACACCTGGTGCCGGCCGAGCATCGGTGGATCGAGCTGTCCGACGGCAGGGTTGCTGTGTACGGCGTGTGTCCCGTCGACGGGACACAGCGGTGCCGGATCGAGCACCGGCTGGCCTGCGCCGGGCAGAGACTGCCCGATCTGTGGCCTTGGCTGACGACACTGCGGGACGAGAACAAGCGGAAGGCTCGGCGCCAGGAACCGGCTCCGCCTCCCGGGGGCGACCGACTGCCCGACGTGGGGTGA
- a CDS encoding FadR/GntR family transcriptional regulator — protein sequence MDMLKVNRVSAVDAIINEFITQIREGRWVPGDRLPSEAELTKTLGISRASLREATRALVHAGLLAVRQGDGTYVVAVDETAVALNRRVSSSKTTEVLEVRRGLDASAVPLAAARRTEADLTAMRAALDQRKRGADNGDLEAFVEADFQFHMSVARASHNELLADLYESLNVPFRDTLGTAMGQGTDEHEALYTAIERHDTAQATELALGIIARMESPRSPRSGSPAEQSE from the coding sequence ATGGACATGCTGAAGGTCAACCGGGTCTCGGCAGTCGACGCGATCATCAACGAGTTCATCACGCAGATCCGCGAGGGCCGTTGGGTCCCCGGCGACCGGCTGCCTTCCGAGGCCGAACTCACCAAAACACTCGGCATCAGCCGCGCTTCACTGCGGGAAGCCACACGGGCTCTGGTGCACGCAGGGCTGCTGGCTGTGCGGCAGGGCGACGGCACCTACGTCGTCGCGGTGGACGAGACCGCGGTCGCCCTCAACCGCAGGGTCAGCAGCAGCAAGACCACGGAAGTGCTCGAAGTCCGCCGCGGGCTGGACGCATCAGCGGTGCCGCTGGCGGCCGCACGGCGCACCGAGGCCGATCTCACGGCCATGCGCGCGGCTCTCGACCAACGCAAGCGAGGCGCGGACAACGGTGACCTCGAAGCCTTCGTCGAGGCGGACTTCCAGTTCCACATGTCGGTGGCCCGCGCCTCGCACAATGAGCTCCTCGCAGACCTCTACGAGAGTCTCAACGTGCCCTTCCGCGACACCCTGGGCACTGCGATGGGCCAGGGAACGGACGAGCACGAAGCCCTCTACACCGCGATAGAGCGACACGACACGGCACAGGCCACGGAGCTGGCCCTCGGCATCATCGCCCGCATGGAATCACCACGAAGCCCACGGAGTGGGAGCCCGGCAGAGCAGAGCGAATGA
- a CDS encoding DUF899 family protein has product MTTTPSDPAAELPGRPPIVDLATWQAARDELLVREKAHTREGDAIAAARRRLPMVEFDGKVEVVGPDGPVPFLDLFQGRDELVVYKHMWHDGAPPQGQCEGCTTTAWSMKDAVYLNARGVSFAILTTGPWDEVASFVEFMGYTQPWYSVRDVAGPAGGQMGYVTCFLRDGDRVFLTYSTTGRGNERVNGSLGLLDMTPYGRREGWEDNPEGWPAAAEAGSPVGGHGAPICWYWRSDADGNATWGPTSRPVPQWTRPGATPVETLGRHGRHH; this is encoded by the coding sequence ATGACGACCACGCCGAGCGACCCGGCCGCCGAGCTGCCCGGCCGCCCGCCCATCGTCGACCTGGCCACCTGGCAGGCCGCCCGTGACGAGCTGCTGGTCCGCGAGAAGGCCCACACCCGCGAGGGCGATGCCATCGCCGCGGCCCGCCGCAGGCTGCCGATGGTGGAGTTCGACGGCAAGGTCGAGGTCGTCGGACCCGACGGCCCGGTCCCGTTCCTGGACCTGTTCCAGGGCCGCGACGAGCTCGTGGTCTACAAGCACATGTGGCACGACGGCGCACCGCCCCAGGGGCAGTGCGAGGGCTGCACCACCACGGCCTGGTCCATGAAGGACGCCGTCTACCTCAACGCCCGCGGCGTCTCGTTCGCCATCCTGACGACCGGCCCGTGGGACGAGGTGGCCTCCTTCGTCGAGTTCATGGGCTACACCCAGCCCTGGTACTCGGTGCGTGACGTGGCGGGGCCTGCCGGCGGACAGATGGGTTACGTCACCTGCTTCCTGCGCGACGGCGACCGCGTGTTTCTCACTTACTCCACGACGGGCCGTGGCAACGAGAGGGTCAACGGGTCCCTCGGCCTGCTCGACATGACGCCCTACGGCCGTCGCGAGGGGTGGGAGGACAACCCCGAGGGCTGGCCCGCGGCCGCCGAGGCCGGCTCGCCGGTGGGTGGGCATGGCGCGCCGATCTGCTGGTACTGGCGCTCGGACGCGGACGGGAACGCCACCTGGGGCCCGACCAGCCGCCCCGTGCCGCAGTGGACCCGCCCCGGCGCGACCCCCGTGGAGACGCTGGGGCGTCACGGCCGGCACCACTGA
- a CDS encoding serine/threonine-protein kinase, whose protein sequence is MRAARRVQGYHLVPVVDHDTVGALPWIASAFVPGLSLVDALAAYGPLPLPAVFQLVGCTARALGSIHAADVVHRDLKPGNILLGSTGPYVIDFGIAQAADATQLTRSGGVIGTPQYMSPEHALGEPVTAATDLFSLGLIAAVAATGRHPYGEGGATALGVRIANTERTPPDLSGYPAPLRTLLERCLTAEPAARITTDELAELCEREAGRPLRTFDGWLPAPLMERIARREAAAARPPAPTPTPTATPTQPDAAAHLAGQPTVSAPPPPSMPPPGPAHAPWSTNTPSPTPPKRTRTPLPAAAGVVAVALAVIVTWAIARPDGGTDGASGTGADGKHTGTPTDTSSPSTSSSPSPQDAYTLVFKDKPLTLRAPAYNTGTHVDLDAPKLFPDGEIGQDDGMELTYQDWGDSDLRFLTPMGRSTGTTPEACSSGVDTDALPAAISADDLDAGKTLTKGMVLCTVTSDDNLAMLRITDVVPDTKQGLSSDMPDYVTTLTLWKSNK, encoded by the coding sequence GTGCGAGCCGCCCGCCGGGTGCAGGGCTACCACCTCGTACCCGTCGTCGACCACGACACCGTGGGCGCACTGCCCTGGATCGCCTCGGCATTCGTGCCCGGCCTCTCGCTCGTCGACGCCCTCGCCGCGTACGGGCCGCTGCCCCTGCCCGCCGTATTCCAGCTGGTGGGTTGCACGGCCCGGGCCCTCGGCTCCATCCACGCGGCGGACGTCGTCCACCGCGACCTGAAGCCCGGCAACATCCTGCTCGGCTCGACCGGTCCCTACGTCATCGACTTCGGCATCGCACAGGCCGCCGACGCCACCCAGCTCACCCGCAGCGGCGGGGTCATCGGCACGCCGCAGTACATGTCGCCCGAACACGCGCTGGGTGAACCGGTCACCGCGGCCACCGATCTGTTCTCGCTCGGCCTCATCGCGGCGGTCGCGGCGACCGGACGGCATCCGTACGGCGAGGGCGGCGCGACCGCCCTCGGGGTGCGCATCGCCAACACCGAGCGCACACCCCCGGACCTGAGCGGATACCCGGCGCCACTGCGGACGTTGCTGGAGCGCTGTCTCACCGCCGAACCCGCGGCCCGCATCACGACGGACGAACTCGCCGAGCTGTGCGAGCGGGAGGCCGGTCGGCCACTGCGGACGTTCGACGGCTGGCTGCCGGCGCCGCTCATGGAGCGCATCGCACGCCGGGAGGCGGCTGCCGCGCGGCCCCCTGCGCCCACGCCGACACCCACGGCCACGCCCACCCAGCCGGATGCCGCCGCGCACCTGGCCGGCCAGCCCACCGTGTCCGCCCCGCCGCCCCCGTCGATGCCCCCGCCCGGCCCGGCTCATGCGCCGTGGTCGACGAACACGCCGTCGCCCACGCCTCCCAAGCGCACCCGCACCCCGCTGCCGGCAGCCGCCGGCGTCGTCGCCGTGGCCCTTGCCGTGATCGTCACGTGGGCGATCGCGAGGCCCGACGGCGGTACGGACGGCGCAAGCGGCACCGGCGCGGACGGAAAGCACACCGGTACGCCGACCGACACCTCGTCACCGTCGACCTCGTCCTCTCCCTCGCCGCAGGACGCGTACACGCTCGTCTTCAAGGACAAGCCCCTCACCCTCCGGGCTCCGGCCTACAACACCGGCACACACGTGGACCTGGACGCGCCGAAACTGTTCCCCGACGGCGAGATCGGCCAGGACGACGGCATGGAACTCACCTACCAGGACTGGGGCGACTCCGACCTGCGCTTCCTCACCCCCATGGGCAGGAGCACCGGCACGACGCCCGAGGCATGCAGCAGCGGCGTGGACACCGACGCGCTCCCGGCCGCGATCTCCGCCGACGACCTGGACGCGGGGAAGACCCTGACCAAGGGCATGGTGTTGTGCACCGTCACCAGCGACGACAACCTGGCGATGCTCCGTATCACCGACGTCGTACCCGACACCAAGCAGGGTTTGTCCAGCGACATGCCCGACTACGTCACCACGCTGACCCTCTGGAAGAGCAACAAGTAG
- a CDS encoding sugar phosphate isomerase/epimerase family protein, whose protein sequence is MTTTTSKVNSSSPQASCGRSEQVGAGDRRLRVGTMCGRPQGFDDGTPEQALRFAHARGFEGVLFATPLAISPDLDETALKATAELAAALGLYVETGIGCLGPFGDRDTRLAELTALIKAATAVGCRQFFGYTRTVRGPGEVAHDRQLAVVRQTIEDLVPLLRGEGLRLNLKTHEDLSSHEVLGLVEAGGPDVMGVSLDVANLVVRGEDPAEATERLAPHIRQTHLEDVALYFVERGLRRKLRPCGAGILDWHRILTTLMEKSPVENLTLEQHLGQFDADIFDPRWFSFEPHVTAPELAALVQGAVRCEMQVRQGEMPSLQELADDPGPQARRAQLDDSAAFLRRTLATVSGGSSGSDS, encoded by the coding sequence ATGACGACTACGACGTCGAAGGTGAACTCCAGCTCTCCTCAGGCCAGTTGCGGTCGATCCGAGCAGGTCGGCGCGGGTGATCGCCGTTTGAGGGTGGGGACGATGTGCGGCCGGCCGCAGGGGTTCGACGACGGAACCCCGGAGCAGGCCCTGCGGTTCGCCCATGCGCGTGGCTTCGAGGGGGTGCTGTTCGCCACGCCGCTGGCGATCAGTCCGGATCTCGACGAGACCGCGCTCAAGGCCACCGCCGAACTCGCCGCGGCACTCGGCCTCTATGTAGAGACGGGTATCGGCTGTCTCGGCCCCTTCGGTGATCGGGACACGCGGCTTGCCGAGCTCACGGCCCTGATCAAAGCCGCCACAGCGGTCGGCTGCCGGCAGTTCTTCGGCTACACCAGAACTGTCCGGGGGCCAGGCGAGGTTGCTCACGACCGGCAACTCGCCGTCGTTCGGCAGACCATCGAAGACCTGGTGCCGCTGCTGCGCGGCGAAGGACTGCGGCTGAACCTCAAGACGCACGAGGACCTCTCCTCGCACGAGGTCCTCGGCCTGGTCGAGGCCGGCGGCCCGGATGTCATGGGCGTGAGCCTGGACGTGGCCAACCTCGTGGTCCGCGGCGAGGATCCGGCGGAGGCGACCGAGCGGCTGGCACCCCACATCCGCCAGACACACCTCGAAGACGTGGCGCTCTACTTCGTAGAGCGGGGTCTCAGGCGAAAACTGCGACCGTGCGGGGCGGGGATCCTGGACTGGCACCGCATCCTGACGACGCTCATGGAGAAGTCACCGGTCGAAAACCTGACGCTCGAACAGCACCTGGGCCAGTTCGATGCGGACATCTTCGATCCGCGGTGGTTCTCCTTCGAACCGCATGTGACGGCACCCGAGTTGGCCGCCCTCGTGCAGGGCGCCGTGAGGTGCGAGATGCAGGTGCGGCAAGGCGAGATGCCTTCCCTCCAAGAGCTTGCGGACGACCCCGGTCCGCAGGCCCGCCGCGCCCAGCTCGATGACAGCGCGGCGTTCCTGCGCCGCACCCTGGCAACGGTCTCAGGAGGTTCCAGTGGCAGCGACAGCTGA
- a CDS encoding alpha/beta hydrolase family protein, with product MDTNGDTKTKMTSRRRVLAASALGLAWAATGGPGAAATAVAADSTPLTARMKLPAPTGPYGVGTVSLRLVDRRRSDPWVAGRRRELMVDVRYPARSVVSHPRVPQMTKGEAAGFDRVNNFGDLPKGRVDWSGTETFAHLGAPPDRRGPRPVVLYSPGVGDPRTLGTTLTDELASHGYVVVAIDHTYDASAVEFPGGRVEATLLPQEFERALKEGPAAVVALMRKTSAVRVADTRFVLDEVERAFATGRLERAPIGMFGQSAGGFAALQTMHDDGRIAAAANLDGVLAYVSDDHDEGELSSVARDGVDGPFLLMGMDGDDRTNVPSWRALWEHSDGWHRDLVLRGAQHATYTDAASLIPQIARQLGLPKETVTGLVGTVPAARAIAAQRAYVTAFFDRWLRGRAGGHFLDGPSSKYPEVRFV from the coding sequence GCGTGCTGGCCGCGTCCGCGCTCGGCCTCGCCTGGGCGGCGACGGGCGGGCCCGGCGCGGCAGCGACGGCAGTGGCAGCGGACAGTACGCCCCTCACGGCACGTATGAAGCTGCCCGCGCCGACCGGGCCGTACGGCGTGGGGACGGTGTCACTGCGCCTGGTGGACCGGCGGCGTTCGGATCCATGGGTGGCCGGTCGCAGGCGTGAGCTGATGGTGGATGTGCGGTATCCGGCCCGGTCGGTCGTGTCGCACCCGCGCGTGCCGCAGATGACGAAAGGGGAGGCGGCCGGCTTCGACCGTGTGAACAACTTCGGCGACCTGCCGAAGGGCCGCGTCGACTGGAGCGGGACGGAGACCTTCGCCCACCTCGGCGCGCCGCCGGACCGGCGCGGCCCGCGGCCGGTGGTGCTGTATTCGCCGGGAGTGGGTGACCCGCGCACCCTGGGCACGACGCTGACGGACGAGCTGGCGTCGCACGGATACGTGGTGGTGGCGATCGACCACACCTACGACGCGTCGGCGGTGGAGTTCCCCGGGGGGCGGGTGGAGGCGACTCTGCTTCCGCAGGAGTTCGAACGGGCGCTGAAGGAGGGGCCAGCAGCGGTCGTCGCCCTGATGCGGAAGACCTCTGCGGTACGGGTGGCCGATACGCGGTTCGTACTGGACGAGGTGGAGCGGGCGTTCGCCACGGGCCGCCTGGAGCGTGCGCCGATCGGCATGTTCGGGCAGTCGGCGGGCGGCTTCGCGGCGCTGCAGACGATGCATGACGACGGACGCATCGCGGCGGCGGCGAATCTGGACGGGGTGCTCGCCTACGTGTCGGACGACCATGACGAGGGGGAGCTGTCCTCGGTGGCCCGCGACGGGGTGGACGGGCCGTTCCTCCTCATGGGAATGGACGGCGACGACCGTACGAACGTGCCGTCCTGGCGCGCGCTGTGGGAGCACAGCGACGGCTGGCACCGGGACCTGGTGCTGCGGGGCGCCCAGCACGCGACGTACACCGACGCGGCGTCGCTGATCCCGCAGATCGCCCGGCAGTTGGGGCTGCCGAAGGAGACGGTGACCGGCCTGGTGGGAACGGTGCCGGCGGCGCGGGCGATTGCCGCGCAGCGGGCGTATGTGACGGCGTTCTTCGACCGCTGGCTTCGTGGGCGCGCCGGCGGTCACTTCCTGGACGGACCCTCGTCGAAGTATCCGGAGGTGCGGTTCGTGTAG
- a CDS encoding ABC transporter permease, with product MAATAEAVPVPTSRRRLTNRDPVLIAALTGLALLVVVLLVGPWLWGHDPNSVTLGQQLRSPSAAHPLGTDNLGRDMLARVLSGARTSLGAGLIVVVAGALLGCITGLLAGALGGCVDTVLTWLTNSILCFPAIMLAMAFVMALEPGVTAVVIGLAIHSFPWYMRTLRGEVLRISSLDFVKSAGAIGASRTRTLIHHILPHLISTIVLQMAAVFGASVLSLAALGFLGMGAQPPTAELGAMITDGQQFFLTGQWWLAAFPGLVLLVAVTLTTIVADRARELLDPRGEYVAAD from the coding sequence GTGGCAGCGACAGCTGAAGCAGTACCCGTACCGACCTCGCGCCGGCGGCTGACGAACCGCGACCCGGTGCTCATCGCGGCGCTGACCGGGCTCGCCCTCCTGGTGGTCGTCCTGCTCGTCGGCCCCTGGCTGTGGGGACACGACCCCAACTCCGTCACCTTGGGCCAGCAGCTCAGGTCGCCTTCCGCCGCACATCCCCTCGGTACTGACAACCTCGGCAGAGACATGCTGGCGCGCGTCCTCAGCGGCGCCCGGACCTCCCTGGGGGCCGGACTGATCGTGGTGGTCGCCGGCGCGCTGCTCGGATGTATCACCGGCCTGCTCGCCGGAGCGCTGGGCGGATGCGTGGACACAGTGCTGACCTGGTTGACCAACTCCATCCTGTGCTTCCCCGCGATCATGCTCGCCATGGCCTTCGTCATGGCGCTCGAACCGGGCGTCACGGCGGTCGTCATCGGTCTGGCCATCCACTCCTTCCCCTGGTACATGCGCACCCTGCGTGGTGAGGTGCTGCGGATCTCCTCGCTGGACTTCGTGAAGTCTGCCGGTGCCATCGGCGCGTCACGCACGCGGACCCTGATCCACCACATCCTGCCGCACCTGATCTCGACCATCGTGCTGCAGATGGCCGCCGTCTTCGGCGCCTCCGTGCTGTCGCTGGCAGCCCTGGGCTTCCTGGGCATGGGCGCACAGCCACCCACGGCCGAGCTCGGGGCCATGATCACCGACGGTCAGCAGTTCTTCCTCACCGGGCAGTGGTGGCTCGCCGCGTTCCCCGGACTGGTGCTGCTGGTCGCGGTCACCCTGACCACCATCGTCGCCGACCGGGCACGTGAGCTGCTCGACCCCCGCGGCGAGTACGTCGCCGCGGACTGA
- a CDS encoding HAD-IIA family hydrolase, which produces MERERTGAIRAVLIDIDGVLTVSWEPLPGAVEAMERLRAAGLPLALVTNTTSRTRASICSRLVEAGFPVTVDDILTAPAVTAVYLREHHPDARCLLLNAGDINDDLTGVTLVEQEDDADPLTETDVDVVVVGGAGDEFGYEALNRLFHHLQRGAHLVAMHRNLYWRTADGLDLDTGAFLLGLERAARVEASITGKPSEGFFAAALAHLGADASATLMVGDDIESDVLAAQRSGITGALVKTGKYLPETHRSAEGTPDHVLDSFAALPDLLERLASGSR; this is translated from the coding sequence ATGGAGCGAGAGCGAACCGGCGCGATCCGCGCAGTCCTCATCGACATCGACGGCGTCCTCACGGTGTCCTGGGAGCCTCTCCCCGGTGCCGTCGAGGCCATGGAGCGGCTGCGCGCCGCGGGGCTCCCGCTCGCGCTGGTCACCAACACGACCTCGCGTACACGCGCCTCCATCTGCTCACGCCTTGTGGAGGCGGGATTCCCCGTCACCGTCGACGACATCCTCACCGCCCCGGCCGTCACCGCCGTCTACCTTCGGGAGCACCACCCGGACGCACGCTGCCTGCTGCTCAACGCCGGTGACATCAACGACGATCTGACGGGCGTGACGCTTGTCGAGCAGGAGGACGACGCAGATCCGCTCACGGAGACGGACGTGGACGTCGTAGTGGTCGGTGGCGCAGGGGACGAGTTCGGCTACGAGGCCCTCAACCGCCTCTTCCACCACCTGCAGCGCGGAGCGCACCTCGTGGCCATGCACCGGAACCTCTACTGGCGCACGGCCGACGGGCTCGACCTCGACACGGGCGCCTTCCTCCTCGGACTCGAGCGGGCCGCCCGGGTCGAGGCAAGCATCACCGGCAAACCGTCCGAGGGCTTCTTCGCCGCCGCGCTCGCGCACCTGGGGGCCGATGCGTCCGCGACGCTCATGGTGGGCGACGACATCGAGTCCGACGTGCTCGCCGCCCAGCGCAGCGGCATCACCGGCGCCCTCGTCAAGACAGGCAAGTACCTTCCGGAGACCCACCGTTCGGCCGAGGGCACACCGGACCATGTGCTCGACTCCTTCGCCGCGCTCCCCGACCTCCTCGAACGGCTGGCCTCGGGCTCCCGCTGA